One Pantanalinema sp. DNA segment encodes these proteins:
- a CDS encoding nitronate monooxygenase, which produces MTPDAALRTRITDLFGISYPIVQAGMIWVSGGALCAAVSNAGGLGLVGAGSMRPDTFREQVRKAKALTDRPFGVNMPLFYKYTEEWVSIALEEGVRIFFMSGGSPAKYTPMLKERGCRVVQVVGTAKHAIKSEAAGCDAVVAEGFEAGGHNSPEETTTMVLVPQVADAVRIPVIAAGGIADGRAMAAALALGAEGVQVGTRFAATVESAGHPAFKQAIVGAREGETRLLMKQLVPVRLLKNAFSQQVQEAEERGATKEELAELLGSGRARLAMHEGNLDQGEIEIGQVSALIHDVPPAAEIVRRMIAEYEAAKRRLP; this is translated from the coding sequence ATGACCCCTGACGCCGCCCTCAGGACCCGCATCACCGATCTGTTCGGCATCTCTTACCCCATCGTCCAGGCCGGGATGATCTGGGTCTCCGGCGGAGCGCTCTGCGCGGCGGTCTCCAACGCGGGCGGCCTCGGCCTGGTGGGGGCGGGCTCCATGCGCCCCGACACCTTCCGCGAGCAGGTCCGAAAGGCCAAGGCCCTCACCGACAGGCCCTTCGGCGTCAACATGCCCCTCTTCTACAAGTACACCGAGGAGTGGGTCTCGATCGCCCTCGAGGAGGGGGTCCGGATCTTCTTCATGTCCGGCGGCAGCCCCGCCAAGTACACGCCCATGCTCAAGGAGCGCGGCTGCAGGGTGGTGCAGGTGGTCGGCACTGCCAAGCACGCGATCAAGTCCGAGGCGGCCGGCTGCGACGCGGTGGTCGCCGAGGGCTTCGAAGCGGGCGGTCACAACAGCCCCGAGGAGACCACCACCATGGTCCTGGTCCCGCAGGTGGCGGACGCCGTGCGGATCCCCGTGATCGCAGCCGGCGGGATCGCGGACGGCCGGGCCATGGCCGCGGCCCTCGCCCTGGGCGCCGAGGGGGTCCAGGTGGGGACGCGCTTCGCGGCCACGGTGGAGTCCGCCGGCCACCCCGCCTTCAAGCAGGCCATCGTGGGGGCCCGGGAGGGCGAGACCCGGCTGCTCATGAAGCAGCTGGTCCCGGTGCGGCTGCTCAAGAACGCCTTCAGCCAGCAGGTCCAGGAGGCCGAGGAGCGCGGCGCGACCAAGGAGGAGCTCGCCGAGCTGCTCGGCTCGGGGCGCGCGCGGCTCGCGATGCACGAGGGCAACCTGGACCAGGGCGAGATCGAGATCGGGCAGGTGAGCGCCCTGATCCACGACGTCCCGCCCGCGGCCGAGATCGTCCGCCGCATGATCGCCGAGTACGAGGCCGCCAAGCGCCGCCTTCCCTGA
- a CDS encoding HEAT repeat domain-containing protein: MTIAGATNWFFSGFGAVLFSIVLLGGLQLVYYVVGGGIPGTAYYFARRLRDPSPQVRHEALKDLVSRGDAFAVRLLMQALQDGEVPIRLAAIEALGKLKDPAVLPALIPLATDRHLAVQLKAIEALGAVPTPEVCAVLSGVLQTGDSRAKLLCLRVFKEVNDPYALGAIARLVLELDEQVATGATAVLLHYGPSAVAPLAALLPASYTGAKRLIRTILEIDRDGALEPLKEAFAATEDPVVLKELLGAFATLGAPGTAAFLLPFLDDPGFPAREGILDVAPSLRDPLLVGPLCALLGSDDVRLRRKAATALDQLVASCRDLEVVEPLCEALKSEDPEVRRYAARALGRVGGELVQQRVIETLWGLQALEVKAHVEGVVGYPMGRMVTFDERILALDRLLTSHRPSAEALRAVDHLESLMIVLHGPSLRGQRVDDMSLDLLVKGRRTLYPLRLHDIHPLASGLLEFVASKAEGDRWRASSLA; the protein is encoded by the coding sequence CCCCGGCACCGCCTACTACTTCGCGCGGCGCCTGCGCGATCCAAGCCCTCAGGTGCGCCACGAGGCCCTCAAGGACCTCGTTTCGCGCGGCGACGCCTTCGCCGTGCGCCTCTTGATGCAGGCCCTCCAGGACGGCGAGGTCCCGATCCGCCTGGCGGCCATCGAGGCGCTTGGCAAGCTCAAGGATCCCGCTGTCCTGCCTGCCTTGATCCCGCTGGCCACCGACCGCCACCTGGCGGTCCAGCTCAAGGCGATCGAGGCGCTGGGCGCGGTGCCGACCCCCGAGGTCTGCGCCGTGCTCTCGGGCGTTCTCCAGACCGGCGATTCGCGGGCCAAGCTCCTGTGCCTGCGCGTCTTCAAGGAGGTGAACGACCCCTACGCCCTGGGCGCCATCGCCCGCCTGGTGCTCGAGCTGGACGAGCAGGTCGCGACCGGTGCGACCGCCGTCCTCTTGCACTACGGGCCGAGTGCCGTCGCCCCTCTGGCCGCTCTTTTGCCCGCGTCGTACACCGGGGCAAAGCGCCTGATCCGGACCATCCTCGAGATCGACCGGGACGGCGCCTTGGAGCCTCTCAAGGAAGCCTTTGCCGCGACCGAGGATCCCGTCGTTCTCAAGGAGCTGCTCGGGGCCTTCGCCACCCTCGGCGCCCCGGGAACCGCCGCCTTCCTCCTGCCCTTCCTCGATGACCCGGGCTTCCCGGCGCGCGAGGGGATCCTGGACGTGGCCCCTTCCCTGCGCGATCCGCTGCTGGTGGGGCCCCTGTGCGCGCTCCTGGGCAGCGACGACGTGCGCCTGCGCCGCAAGGCGGCGACCGCCCTGGACCAGCTCGTGGCCTCGTGCCGCGACCTGGAGGTGGTCGAGCCCCTGTGCGAGGCCCTCAAGAGCGAGGATCCCGAGGTCCGGCGCTACGCGGCGCGCGCTTTGGGCCGCGTCGGCGGGGAGCTGGTGCAGCAGCGGGTGATCGAGACCCTGTGGGGACTCCAGGCGCTCGAGGTGAAGGCCCACGTCGAGGGCGTCGTGGGCTACCCCATGGGCCGCATGGTCACCTTCGACGAGCGGATCCTCGCCCTGGACCGCCTCCTCACCAGCCACCGCCCCAGCGCCGAGGCCCTGCGGGCGGTGGACCACCTCGAGAGCCTGATGATCGTCCTGCACGGTCCGAGCCTGCGCGGGCAGCGGGTCGACGACATGTCGCTCGATCTGCTCGTCAAGGGCCGCCGGACCCTCTATCCCCTGCGCCTTCACGACATCCACCCGCTGGCCTCCGGCCTCCTGGAGTTCGTCGCGAGCAAGGCCGAGGGCGATCGCTGGCGCGCGTCGAGCCTGGCCTGA